Part of the Pyrobaculum calidifontis JCM 11548 genome, GGGGACTCTCACATACGAAATATCGTACCAGCTCGTGAAGGCCGGCTTTGGCATAAACATTGCCATAGGCGTGGGCGGCGACCCGATAGTGGGACTCGACTTAATGGAGGCTACGGTAAAGGTGGCCGAGGACCCCGATGTGGATGGAATCGTGGTAATTGGCGAAGTGGGCGGCGACGCCGAGGAGAGGCTGGCGAAGCTCTACGCAGAGGGTGCTATTAAGAAGCCCATTGTAGCCTACGTGGCCGGCCGCACTGCCCCGCCGGGGAAGCGCATGGGCCACGCGGGGGCCATAGTAATGCTGGGATCCGGCGATGCGAGGGGCAAGATAGAGGCGTTTAAAGCCGCCGGGATCCCCGTCGCAGAGACCCCATTTGAGGTGCCTCAGCTCTTGGCTAAGCTGTTAAAGCGTTGAAGTGCCAGATCTGCGGCTTTGAAGAAGCTGAGTTTAAGTGCCCCCTATGTGGGCGGAGGGTCTGCCGTTATGACTGGGAGGGGGATCGCTGTGCCGCATGCGCGTCTACGCTGTGTAAGATCTGCGGCGTCAGATTCTCCATAGCTACTTGCATGATTTGCGGAATCCCAGTGTGCGATGAGTGTAGCGTAAGGAGGGGACTGGGAAGAGTTTGTAAAAGATGTATAGAACTCCGTCGCATGTGAATATACAATACATATAAATAACTTTATATAGACTGGGCTTGGAGACGCATATGGACATCGGCAAGCTTCTGGCGGAGCGTACCAAGTATATGACCGCCAGCGAGATTAGGGAGTTGCTCAAGTGGGCGACCGTGGACGTGATTTCGTTTGGAGGGGGCATGCCGGACCCCTCCACGTTCCCCGTGGAGGATATCCAAAAGATCGTCAACTATGTCCTCGAGGCGTATCCACACAAGGCCCTCCAGTATGGGTCAACTGAGGGAGTCTACGAGCTACGCCAAGAAATTGCAAAATTTAGCGAGGAGCACCACGGAATTAAGACCAAGGCTGAGAACGTCCTTGTGACAGTGGGGTCGCAGGAGGCGCTGGAGTTGCTCGGCCGCGTTTTTATAAACCCCGGCGACGTGGTTATTACAGAGAACCCGACCTACCTGGCCGCGTTGCAGGCGTGGCGCGTGTACCAGCCCAAGCTAGTGGGCATACCGATGGACGAGCACGGCATGATTGTAGAGCTGTTAGAGGACAAGGTGAGGGAGCTGTTGGCCAGGGGCGAGAGGATAAAATTCATCTACACGATCCCCACGGCGCAGAACCCCACTGGCATTACAATGACGCAGGACAGGCGCAAGTACCTCCTAGAGGTGGCGGAGCGGTACGACTTACTCATCGTGGAAGACGACCCCTACTCCTACTTCCTCTTTGAGCCTATACAAGTGGCCCCAATAAAGGCGTTGGACAAGTCGGATAGAGTGATCTACCTCTCCACGGCGTCTAAGATTTTTGCGCCGGGCTTCCGCCTCGGCTGGGTTGTGGCGAGTGAGGAGGTGATTAAGTGGTTCTACTTGGCCAAGCAGTCGCTTAACTTAAACACCTCGAACTTTGTGCAATACATATTCTTGGAGGGGCTTAGGCGCGGCGTGGTGACTAAAAATCTGCCGCGGGTTAAAGAGCTATACAAGAGGAAGCGCGACGCCATGTTGGCTGCCTTGGAGACCTACATGCCTGAAGGCGTGAGGTGGACCCGGCCCTCGGGCGGCATGTTCGTATGGGCCACCGTCCCGCCGCAGATAGACACGCGGGAGCTGTTGCGCAAGGCCGTCACCCAGTACAAGGTGGCCTTTATCCCTGGCCACGGCTTCTTCGTCGACGAGTCTGTCAAAAACGCCATGAGGCTAAACTTCACCTACCCCTCTTTTGAGCAAATAAACGAGGGCATCCGCCGCCTCGCTCTGGCAATTAAAGAGGCATGATACTTCTCGAAGAGGCTTTAGAGGTAATTAGGCAGAAGCAGAGCGAGGGCAAGATCCACAGAACTCCCACGCTTAGGTCTGAGTCTCTGTCGAGGATAGTGGGCGGCGACGTCTATCTAAAGCTTGAGGCGCTTCAGAAGACTGGCTCCTTCAAGATAAGGGGGGCCTACTTCGCCATGCACAAGTACATACAGGAGGGGTACAGAGAATTTATAACCGCCTCCTCGGGCAACCACGCCCAGGGGGTGGCCTACGCGGCGCAGTTGCACGGGGTAAAGGCCACCGTGGTTATGCCGGAGACTACGCCGTGGCTCAAGGTGAAGAAGACCCAGGACTATGGGGCCTCCGTAGTTTTATACGGCGAGAGCTACTACGAGGCGGAGAAGAGAGCCCGTGAGCTGGTTAGGGAGGGGGTAAAGTTCCTCCACGCCTACGACGACTACTATGTGATATCGGGCCAGGCCACGCTAGGCGCCGAAATTGTCGAAGACGTGCCCGACGTAGATGTCGTCGTAGTGCCCGTGGGAGGGGGCGGCCTAATATCCGGTGTCGCCTATGCGGTAAAGAGGCGGAGACCTAGCGTGAAGATTATAGGCGTGCAGGCCAGCGGGGCGCCAGCGGCTTATTTGTCCTTCCGCGAGGGTAAGCCTGTCACAATAGAAAAAGTGGATACAATAGCCGACGGCATAGCGGTTAAGCGGCCCGGCGATATAACGCTGAAGCTTATGCGCGAATATGTCGACGACATAGTATTAGTGAACGACAACGAGATAGCCGACGCCATATACCTACTCATTGAGCGGTCCAGAGTAGTCGCCGAGGGGGCGGGCGCGGCTTCTGTCGCCGCGCTGTTGAGCGGGAAGATAGACGCCAGGGGAAAGAAGGTGGCGGCCGTGGTCTCCGGCGGCAACATAGACGCGCCAATACTAATGAGGGTGTTAATGAAGTCTCTGGCGAGGCAGAGGAGGGTTGTGAAGCTCGTCGGAGAGGTCCCCGACAGGCCGGGCACCTTGGCCAAGGCCTCGGCAATCTTGGCGGCTCACAATGTGAACATTCTAGAGGTCTTCCACGAGCGGTATGACCCAGAGCAGAGGCCAAACTACGTCCGCCTAATCTTTGTGGTAGAGATCCCTGGGACTCTCGACATCGCTAAGCTGTTAGACGAGCTTGAGAAAAACGGCTTCTTCTTCGAGGCGTCTCAACGCTAGTACAACGTTTTAAAATCACAACTATAACCGCTCCAATGAGGACTAAGCTCCTGTACCAAGAGGACTCTTACATAAGAGAGTTTGAGGCAACTGTGCTGGAGGTCAACGGGGTAGAGGTGGTTTTGGACAAGACGGCGTTTCACGACGGGACAGGCGGCGTCCAAGCCGACACGGGGGTGCTGATATTTGGGGGAGAGGTATACCAAGCCGTTGCTGCGCACAAGGGCGGCGAGGTAGCCCACGTCTTGGACAGGGCGCCTGCCTTTAGGCCCGGCGACGTTGTAAAAGGCGTGTTGGACTGGGAGAAGCGCTACCGGAAGATGCGCCTTCACACGGCGGCACACATCCTCGCCGCTGTGTTGTACAACAAGTACAACGCGTTGATAACGGGAGGCGATATTACACATGAGTACGCCCGCGACGACTTCAACATAGAGGGAGACATGGCCGCTGTTAGAAAGGCATTTGAAGAAGCTGTGGCAGAGGCCAACGCCATAGCGCAGAGAGGCATCGACGTAAAGGTGTACTGGCTTCCCAGAGAGGAGGCGCTTAAGATCCCCGGCGTCGTGAAACTGGCGGAAAAGATGCCGCCCAACATCCCCATCCTCAGGATTGTGGAAATACCCGGCGTCGACATTCAAGCAGATGGGGGGCCCCACGTCCGCAACACGAGGGAGATAGGGACAATCAAGATTCTGAAGATTGAAAATAGGGGGAAGGGCAAGAAGCGGCTTTACTACACCGTGGAGTAGTGGACTTAGGCATAGTCTCAATAGCGATTTTACTCGGCGTACTCCTCGCATATATTCTCGACAGAATTGGAATACCTCCCCTCCTCGGGTTTTTCCTATCTGGGCTAGTGGTGGGGAGGCTCTTCGACTTTTCTATGCCAGAGGCGTATCTACAAGTTCTACTAGCCCTTCTCGCATTTGAAGTTGGGCGTCAGCTCGGCGCCGCGGGCTTGTCACCTGCTGCTTTCTTCGCAGTGTTATTAGAGGCGGCTTTGATCCTCGGCTTCTCCATGGCCCTCTTCCTCCTCGTCCGCTCCTCTGTGGCAGAGGCGCTGGTGGCCTCTGTCATGATGTTGAGCTCCTCCAGCGTATTGGCGCTTAGGTTCTCCCAAGCTCTTCCCGAGAACGCCAGAGGAATAGCGCTGTCTCTCACCACATTGGAAGATGCAGTCCTCTTCTTCGCCCTTAGCCTGCTGTTGGGGGGCGGCAGCTTTGCTAATTTGCCCATTGCCCTAGCCGTACTCGCCGCCCTAAGCCTCGCCGCGTTGGCCATATTCTCCCAGGTGTACAAATATATCGTAGGCCGCGAGTACGCCCTGCCCTTCGCCATAGCCATGTCATTTGGCTTCTTCTACGTAGTTCAGTACCTCCAAATAGCATCTCCCTTAATAGGCGCCTTCATAGGTGGCTACCTCTTCTCAAAAGCCGACGTATATAAGATGCACGAAAAAGAGGCAACCGCGCTTTCTGGCCTCTTGATATACTTCTACGCCTTGGCTGTGGGGCTTTCAGTCCCATCTGCAGAAATTAGGCCAGACCTACTTCTGTTAAGCTTCGCAGTAGCCCTCTTCTCGGTGCTTGTGAGAGCTACCGCCGCCTTCTTAAGCTCTCTCTTAACCACGGGCCAGCCGAAGACGTCAACTGACGTGGCGCTGTCTGTTGCACATGTTTCTGAGCTCTCTATTTCAATCCCAGTAGCGGCCTCCTTCCTCTTGAAGGAGGCAAGCCTAACCTTCGCGCTGGCGATTTCGCCGGTCTTTACCCTATTTCTCGCGCCAGTGGTGTGGCGACATAAGAGCTGGTTTGAAAAAGCCGTGGCCTCTAGAGTGAGAGAGGTGCAGACTGTCGTGGCGTACGAGAAGCTGTATAGGGTAGTTACACACGCCTTTCTCACGGCGACTAAGTTGGCGATGCTGGCGCTTGCCACGGCGTTTCTCCTGGCCTACCTATGGCCCATATCTCTGGCCGTGGTGGCCGTGCTTGCCTACTACCTATTCAAGTACTCGAGCGAAATATACCGCGACCTACTTATAGCCTTGAGAGAGCTAGGAGGAGCAAGGTACGCCAGTTTTGCCGTGCTGGCATCCACCCTCGCCTTGGCTCTGTATGTGGCGCTTGTGTTAATGGCGAAGGTCCCCGAGCTACATTTATACTCATCCATAGTCATCACGGCGATGACGATATACTTCCTATACGGAGTTTACAGAGGGCTGAGCACAAAGAGAGCGGAGAAGCGCGTCTAGCTCTTCCACGACCATTTTGAAAAATTCGTCTTCTACGGCTATGGACAAGCCTTGACACCTCTGCGCAGCCTCTTTAAACGCCTTCGCCAGTCGGTAGTCCAAGCCAGTGACGCTGTCTTCGTCTACCTCCACCTCTGGCAGTATGACAGACATAAGGGCGATGTGGTACGCGTGGTACCGCGCCGCGTTTTTGAGCTCCTCCCTGAAATACTCGGAGTCCGCCAAGGAGAAGGACTTCTGCCTGTGCACCTCCGCCAACGCCTCCCTAATCTCCCTGGGGTCCCCACGCCTTAGTATTCCAACTATGTCCACGACGCTAGAGCTTCCCGCTTTTTTAAGATTATACACTGTTGCCTTTTAATCCGCGGGGCCTAATTCCGCGTGCAGATTCGCATAGATGGCCGCGTCGAGGAGGTGAAGACCATCGAAGAGTTAGAGCAATTGTGCAAGAAATTGAGGGAGGAGCTTCAAGGCGGCGGTTGTCAATACCACTCTTGGTACATAAGGGTGCCGCCTGACAGGCTTCTGGCCATACTTAAGAAGGCCTTTATGAAATATTCCCAGGGAGTGTTGGCCGTAAGCGAGGTGATCTCCGAGTACCTGGAGGAGAACAAATTGTCGAAGAGCTTGTCGCGGGTGATAACGCCGACTTTGAGCTCTCTGGGACTTATGGCCGGTGGAAAATTCACAGCGGCGGCCGTGGAGCTTGGGAGACTGCTAGCAGAGGGCAGGTCCGAGGAGGCTTTTGAAAAACTGCGCCAGCTGGTGATGAGGAACTGCGTCCTTAGAGAAGTGTTGGAAAACGTGGGCGACTGCGCCGAGCTGGAAAAGGTGGTGGCGTCGGTCTTGGCGGCTTATGGGAAAAGCGTCCGCTTTGATGAACTTAAGTATACGGCGGAGTTGATCAAACTGATAGAGCCGCGGTGCAGTGGGTGTGAGTTTAAGTGCGTGACGCCTGAGAAAATAGCCGCATGCACACAGCGGCTGGTTCAAATAGCTACGCCTCACATGAGAGAGCTTTTCGAGAAGCTAGACATCTCACTACTCCCAGAGCACTTGGACTACGTGCAAATTGCCAGAGACGCGTACTCTATAAATGTCAAAGGCACTGCAAAGCAGATCGGCATGTTGCTTATCGCGGAGCCCGTGGAGACCGCCGAGCCGCAGAGGCTGAAAAACACTCTGGCGAAGCTAGACGAGAAGATTGTGGAAGGCGTCTACGAGGTGTATGTCAAAATTGTGCCAATCATTGAAGGCGGGGGCGGGGGATGCAGATCGCTTAAGCTCCTAGTTGAAGTAGTCAGGGGGGACTTGGAGAGGGCGTCGAAGCTTGTAAAAGCTAGCTCTTGATCACGTGGGTTGTTTCAAAGGTCCTCACGGCGAAAAGCCTCCCCCTGATGTAGGCCCGCACCTCTACGTAGGGCGCAAGGCCCGAGGTGGCGATCTTCTTCCCCAAAACCACGTCCACTTGAAATATCCCAGTCTCATTTGACATATGCACATTTATAGCCAGCGGCCTGGCGTCGTTTGGAGCCAGCTCCACCTTTTCAATGGAGAGCGCGCTTAGCGCGTGTATGTCGTTTTTCCCCGCCCTGTAGGGGTAGCGCGCCCTGCCGCTACTCATGTCTGTGCCATCCGCGATTTTTGCGCATGCCGCCTCAAAGGAGAGGCACGTGAACTCTTCGTCGTGGCAAAACACCGCGTGCATGACCTCCTGCTTCAGCATATACATCTTCTCCCCCTCGCCGTAGACCTTTGACAAGATCTTCTCAGCAATTCTGTCTGTGAGAAGCGCCGAGTATATGGGGTGGTGAGTGCGGTGGACTGAGTTCCCAATGTCGTGGAGAAACGCGCCCATGAGAGTTACGACCATGGAGTCTTCAACGTCGCCGACTCCATCGGCCACAACGCTGGGCCTAAACCCCTTCTCCGTTAGAATTTTGTATATTGCGAGGGCGCTCCCCGACACAATCCTAGAATGCACAGGGCCGTGGTCGTTGTACTTCAAGCGCTGGACTGCAAAGACGTTGGCCATCTTCAAATAAGCGGATACCTCAACATCGCTAGTCAAGAGGTCCCAAACAGCCCTCACCTTGCCGCTGTTCGGCAGAACCTGGTCAATGAGCTTGGGCCCAACCTCGTACACAGATTTTAACACGTTAACAATTACGAGGAGGTATAAAAACGCTTAAGCCGTGGAGGTACCCTTGAGCTTGGGCAACAAAGTCTTCTTCAAGTGTTCAATTAGCTTTCTCTGCCTCTCCCTCAGCCTCCTTGCCAGCCTTCTGCGAGGCACCTCCCTGCCGCAGATTCCGGAGTACAGCGGGTCCCTCTGGATAGTGGGCTGGTTGCAGTCTATGAGGATTACCTCGAAGTAGCGGTATATGCCGTCGTCCGCGACCCAGTAGCTGTTGAGAACCTCCAAGCCTGGGAACTTCCTCGCCGCCCTCTCCTCTGCCACCTGGCGCCACGACTTCCAAGCAGTGATGCCGTAGACGCCCATCCTCTTCGGCCTTCTACCCGAGTCTGGCCTCCTCCTGTTGAAAGGACCACGTATTAGCCTAACTCTTGCAACCACGACGCCTTGCTTAGGCTTGTAGCCAAGCTTCCTAGCTCTCTCGAGCCTAAACGGCCTCTCCACTCTTACGATAGCCGGCTCTTTCCTCCACTTGATCAACACGCTCCGCATTAGCCGCTCATGTACTTCTCTGCCGACTTTGCGATACCACATGGCCATGTACTGATAAGCCGAGGGCACAGGCCACCTCAGCCGCTAGTTTAAATAGTTTTCGCGTTCAAATTTATTTACTCAAACGGCCCTCCTCACATGTACACCGCTGTATTAATAACCGCGCCTAGGAAGGACGCGGAGAAAATCGCCAGACACCTCCTAGAGAGGAGAGTAGCCGCATGCGTCAATATAGCAGACGTGAAATCCTTGTACTGGTGGGAGGGCAAGATCGAGGAGGGCGAGGAGGCCCTACTGATTGTAAAAACTTCCACCGATAAGCTGAACGATTTGGTCAAAGAGGTGAGGGCCGTCCACCCGTACCAAGTGCCGGAGGTCGTGGCGCTTCCCATAATCGGCGGGTATAGGGAGTACTTAAGCTGGGTGGAGAGGGAGACCCATGCCTAGCGTCCTCTGGATACTCTTCGACGGCGGAGGCGACAGGCCAAACGGCGGCAAAACTCCGTTTCACGTAGCCTTTAAGCCAACGATAGACTACCTCACGTCGCTGGGCTCCTGCGGCCTCTTAGACCCCATATCGCCGGGGGTCAGGCCGGGCTCTGACACCGCCCACCTCGCGCTCTTTGGCTACGACCCCTACAAGTACTACACTGGGAGGGGGGCCTTCGAGGCGCTTGGCGCCGGCATAGAGCTTAGGCCAGGCGACGTGGCCTTCCGGACTAACTTAGCCACAGTGGACAGCTCCGGCGTGGTGATAGACAGGAGGGCCGGCCGCTACATAGCGCCCGAGGAGACGAGGGCCGTGGAGGAGGTCATGGCCAAAATAGGCGACGAAGTTGCAAAGAGGTACGGGGTAGAGGTGGTGTACAAGTCCACCGTCGAGCACAGGGGTGTGCTAGTGCTGAGGGGCCCGGTGAGCCACAAGGTAAGCGACACAGATCCGCACAAGGTAGGCATGCCCGTGGCCAAGGCGGCTCCCCTGGGCAACGACAGAGAGGCCGCTCTCACTGCCGAGGTGGTCAACTACATCACTGCCCGCTTCACAGAGGCCGCGGGTGGCCTTGAGATAAACAAGGCCAGAGCCGCCAGCGGCAGGCCCCCCATAAACGCGATATTGCTCAGGGGAGGGGGCTACATGCCCGCCATTGAGCCCGTGGCAGAGAAGTACAGAGTCAAGGCGGCCGCCATAGCTGGCGTCGCCTTGATAAGAGGGGTGGCCAAGGCGGTTGGAATGGACGTATACACAGCCCAGGGCCTCGGCGGTACAAAAGACGACGTGTTTGACCACGCCGTAAAACTCGCAGTAGAGCTCATGGGCAAATACGACGTGGTCTTTCTACATGTGAAGGGGACCGACTCCACAAGCCACGACGGAGACTTCCAGGGGAAGGTGGCAGTGATAGAGCGTTTGGACAAGGCGCTGGCGCCCTACTTAGACCACTTGTTGAAGAACTACTTCATAGTGACCTCAGACCACGCCACCCCTGTGTCAATACGTGAGCATACAGGAGAGCCCGTGCCGCTAACGTTATACGGACCTGACGTGGTCCCGGACGATGTGGCGAAGTTCTCCGAGCTCACGTGTTGGAGGGGAGCCCTTGGGAGGCTGAGGGGCATCGACATAATGCCTATACTGGCCAGCTACTTGGGCCTCTCTGAGAAGTTCGGAGAGTGATACCGCTCGCCCGCCTCAAGAAGGCGCTTGAGGAAGTAGGCGGTTACATATGGTTCTACATAGAGCTGGAGCCTTTTAGGACGGTCTACACCCTGGCCCTCTGCGGCGGCGCGCCCTGCGTCGTTGTGGCGGGGCAAGATATGTCTCCTGTGCAGATGTCCATAGAGGAGTACCTCAGGTTTGAGACGGATAAGAGGAGGCTGGAGAGCTTTTGGTATACTATCCGGTACCTGTTAGACAAAGTCTATGCGCACTCTACGTGACAGCCTAGCCAACAGGTGTGCGGCTACAAAGAGCTTTCTCTGCTTTAGTGAGTCGGCCCTTTTCACAGTGGCATATGGGTAAAACCCCGACACGGCTATCCTCTCGGCGCCCATGTAGTAGGCCAGGTAGACGGCCCTGTCGCCGTCTGTGAAGCCCGATATGTTGAAGGTACAGCCCCTCGGCCATGTCTGCACTGTGTACACCCAGTCCCTCTTTGGTACTCTCCAGTAGTTGTCTCCGTGGACGTGCGCCACGACCACTCTCCCGGCCCCAACCCACTCTGGCTCAAAGTCCAAGTCTGTCACAACGACATCTGGCTTGATGCCCCTCGTCGCCAGCTTTCTGGCCGAGTAGCCCTCCACGGCCACTACCACGCTTCCCCCCACTACTTTTTCAAAGGGCGGCATGTAGACCACCGGCTCTCCCCAGTCGAAGTCCTTCAATACCCCAATGTCGACTCCCTCAAGCGATGCGGCGGTGCGGGTCGCCTCTTCGTCTCTGTGAAATGAGAGCTCTGGGAGAAGGCTAATCGCCAGCGATCTGACGTACGCCCACTCCAGTGGGTCAAAGATCGCCGGCTTGCACATGCCGAGTTTCAGGCAGGAGGTAGACGAGGGCGGCGGCTAGGGCCCACAGCGACGCGATTACGGCCATGGCGTTTATCCCAATGAGGGGGTAAAGCGTGGGCCCAATGATCATGCCCACGCGCGCCGCAGAGCCGGCGATGCCCATGGCGGCGCCTCTCACGGCTGTGGGGAAGAGCTCCGGCGTGTAGGCATATATCACGCCCCACACGCCGAGGTTGAAGAAGTTCAGTGCCAGCGCCCAGAGGAAGAGCTCCGTACTTGACACACTGTTTGCGAAGAGCAACGCGGCGAGGGCTGAGACTAGGAAGTAGGCCGCGGCGGTGGGCCTTCTGCCGATTTTCTCTACCAAGTACGCCGCTGAGAAGTAGCCTGGCAACTGGGCGAGAGTTGTGTAGAACATAAACTGGTAGGTGCGGACCTCCGTGAACCCCCTCTCCGTGGCCAATATGGTGGGTAGCCAGAGAAATGCGCCGTAGTACCCAAAGGCCAGGGCAAACCACACGGCAGACACCACGGCGGCTCTGCGGATCAGCTCGGCAGTCAGCCGCGCCTCCGCCTTGGTGGCCCACGCGGGTGACTCGGGCAGAGTCCGCCTAATTACAAACACGTAAAAGGCTGTGAGGCCTAGCAGTAGAAGGGAGGCTCTCCACCCTATGCTGGTGAACAGGAAGAGAGACACCGCTGCGGCCGCAATTGCGCCAAGCGACCAGAAACTCTCGAGCAAAACGACGTTTCTCCCCCTCTCCTTAGGCGCCGAGCTCTCTGAGACGTAGGCGGCGACGACGGGCAACTCTCCGCCAAGGCCTAGCCCGGCGATTAGCCTGAGGATGGCCAAGTCTGGCCATGTTCGTGAAAACGCCGACAGAGCCGTCGCTACGCTGTAGATCAATAGCGTCGTCATAAATACGGGCCTCCTGCCTACCCTGTCCGAGAGTCTGCCGAAGAGTATGGCGCCTATTAACATGCCCAGGTTGTTGGCAAGCACCACGATGGCTCTGGCTTGTGTATCAAGTCCCAGATCCTTGGACGCGGCAACGAGGAGGTAGGACAGTATCAACACGTCCATGGCGTCGAACATCCAGCCAAGGCCGCTGAAGACTATGAGCTTGAACGCGGACGTCATCCCTTCAACACCACGTCGACGCCCTTAGCCTTTAGAAATTCCACGACCTCGCTCCTCGTCGGGTTTTTCACGTTTTTTCGAAACAGTATGGCCCTCCTAATGGGCACAGTGTGTTTCTCATAGGCGCGCCTCACCACGTCCAGCGTTATCTCGACGTACTTTGGCACAATATGGCCAACGTCAATGTCGCCTTTGAGCACCAAGTCGCCCACAGTCGTATAATGCAAGTCGCCTATAACCATCGTAGGCGTAGCCTCGACGCCGCCCTTTACCGCTTCCTCGAGAGCGGCTTGGAGGAGGCCCACGGCCCTCCGGCTGTTCCACTCCGCCTCTGTGCTCCCCACCTCAAGAAAAGTGGCTGAGACGGCCGAGGTATTTGGCGGGTGGTGCGTGGCCTCTATCGCACAGTCGAACGGCTCCTCGGCGACTTTACACAAGGCCCTATACAGCGACGAGACGAGGCGGGGGTTAGAGACAGAGACGTCGGGCCACGCGCCCGGCGTGTGGACTGTCAGAAAGGGCTTGGGGTTGGCCATCTCATGACGCGATATGAAGATGGCCCATTTCCCAAGCGATGCCAAGACCTCCTCTGCTCCAAACTCTACGGGGTCTCCTCTGTGTATTACGACTGGCATATCTCTGTACTTCCTCACCTCTACATTTCCCACGGTCTTTAGAAGGGGCATGGGGCCTGTCACATCTAAAAAAGTTCGAGAGACTGGGTCCCCCATAGACAGTACTAAGACGTACACGCGGGGGACTCGCTGGTCGTAAAAAAGTTTTACTTCTTTAAAACGTCCTTGAACTGCTCCCTTAATACTTTCTTGTCTATCTTCCCGGTCCCGGTCAGCGGCAACTGTTGCACGAAGATGACCTTGTCTGGGAGCCACCACTTCGGTATCTTGCCCGCCTCTACGAACTTTTCGAGATGCTTAATTATGTCCTCCTCCTTAGCCGAGGCGCCGGGCTTTAAGATGACCACAGCCACAGGCCTCTCTCCCCACATCTCGTGCGGGACTCCTATGACGGCCGCCTGGGCTACCGCCGGGTGAGTTAGGATTAGGTCTTCCAGCTGTAGCGACGATATCCACTCGCCGCCGGACTTTATGACGTCCTTAGCCCTATCCACAATTCTAACGCGGCCATCTGGCTGCCATATGGCCACGTCGCCTGTGTGGAACCAGCCGCCTCTCCACGCCTCTCTAGTCTTCTCGGGGTCTCCTAAGTACTCAGGCGTGACCCAGGGCGCCCTTACCACAATTTCGCCCATTGTTTTGCCGTCGCGGGGCACTGGCCTTAAGTTCTCATCGGCTACCATTAAGTCGACCAGCGGAATAGGCAACCCCGTGGCCGTCAGCAGGTGGTAGTACTCTTCTACGTCTTTTGGAATCTTCTCCGTGGGCTTGAAGAAGCCCAGCGTCAGTATCGGCGCAGTTTCAGTCATTCCGTATCCGACCCTGGGGATAAAGCCGGCCTCTTCGGCCTTCTTAGCCAGTTCCTTAGGCAGAGCCGCCCCGCCCACGGTGAATATTGGCCTTATCTTCCTAACCTTCTCCACGTACTTTGGAAAGTCTGGATGCGTCAAGATCATGTACAACATCGTAGGCACCCCGGCCAGGGATTTGACGTTCTCCTCGGCTATGAGCCTAGCCGTGTGTCCAGCGTCAAATCTTCCGGGGTACACCTGGCGCCATCCAAGCAATGCAAATGTCCACGGGGTGCCCCAGCCGTGCACGTGGAACATGGGCACTAGCTGTAGAAATGTGCAAATTTCCTCTACACACTCGGGCCGTGCAAAGCCTCTAAACCCCGCAAATGCGAGCGCAGAGACTAGCGTGTGTAATGTTAGCGCCCTGTGTGTAAAGTATGCGCCCTTGGGGCGGCCCGTGGTGCCGCTTGTGTAGCCAATTGTCGCGACTTTGTCCTCGCTTATCTCTGGCAAGGGCTTTGGCTCGCCTTGTTTTATTACGTCTTCTATCTCTACGTCCTTGGTGGCGGGGCCTTGCCCATCTGCTATTTGTATGTAGAGTTGGACCGTCTTGAGGTGTGGCTTTAGCTTTTCTACTAGCGGCGCAAAGTCGCGGTGGTATATTAACACT contains:
- the cutA gene encoding divalent-cation tolerance protein CutA; its protein translation is MYTAVLITAPRKDAEKIARHLLERRVAACVNIADVKSLYWWEGKIEEGEEALLIVKTSTDKLNDLVKEVRAVHPYQVPEVVALPIIGGYREYLSWVERETHA
- a CDS encoding 2,3-bisphosphoglycerate-independent phosphoglycerate mutase, which produces MPSVLWILFDGGGDRPNGGKTPFHVAFKPTIDYLTSLGSCGLLDPISPGVRPGSDTAHLALFGYDPYKYYTGRGAFEALGAGIELRPGDVAFRTNLATVDSSGVVIDRRAGRYIAPEETRAVEEVMAKIGDEVAKRYGVEVVYKSTVEHRGVLVLRGPVSHKVSDTDPHKVGMPVAKAAPLGNDREAALTAEVVNYITARFTEAAGGLEINKARAASGRPPINAILLRGGGYMPAIEPVAEKYRVKAAAIAGVALIRGVAKAVGMDVYTAQGLGGTKDDVFDHAVKLAVELMGKYDVVFLHVKGTDSTSHDGDFQGKVAVIERLDKALAPYLDHLLKNYFIVTSDHATPVSIREHTGEPVPLTLYGPDVVPDDVAKFSELTCWRGALGRLRGIDIMPILASYLGLSEKFGE
- a CDS encoding 6-hydroxymethylpterin diphosphokinase MptE-like protein — encoded protein: MCKPAIFDPLEWAYVRSLAISLLPELSFHRDEEATRTAASLEGVDIGVLKDFDWGEPVVYMPPFEKVVGGSVVVAVEGYSARKLATRGIKPDVVVTDLDFEPEWVGAGRVVVAHVHGDNYWRVPKRDWVYTVQTWPRGCTFNISGFTDGDRAVYLAYYMGAERIAVSGFYPYATVKRADSLKQRKLFVAAHLLARLSRRVRIDFV
- a CDS encoding MFS transporter, whose product is MTSAFKLIVFSGLGWMFDAMDVLILSYLLVAASKDLGLDTQARAIVVLANNLGMLIGAILFGRLSDRVGRRPVFMTTLLIYSVATALSAFSRTWPDLAILRLIAGLGLGGELPVVAAYVSESSAPKERGRNVVLLESFWSLGAIAAAAVSLFLFTSIGWRASLLLLGLTAFYVFVIRRTLPESPAWATKAEARLTAELIRRAAVVSAVWFALAFGYYGAFLWLPTILATERGFTEVRTYQFMFYTTLAQLPGYFSAAYLVEKIGRRPTAAAYFLVSALAALLFANSVSSTELFLWALALNFFNLGVWGVIYAYTPELFPTAVRGAAMGIAGSAARVGMIIGPTLYPLIGINAMAVIASLWALAAALVYLLPETRHVQAGDL
- a CDS encoding D-aminoacyl-tRNA deacylase, with the translated sequence MYVLVLSMGDPVSRTFLDVTGPMPLLKTVGNVEVRKYRDMPVVIHRGDPVEFGAEEVLASLGKWAIFISRHEMANPKPFLTVHTPGAWPDVSVSNPRLVSSLYRALCKVAEEPFDCAIEATHHPPNTSAVSATFLEVGSTEAEWNSRRAVGLLQAALEEAVKGGVEATPTMVIGDLHYTTVGDLVLKGDIDVGHIVPKYVEITLDVVRRAYEKHTVPIRRAILFRKNVKNPTRSEVVEFLKAKGVDVVLKG
- a CDS encoding long-chain-fatty-acid--CoA ligase codes for the protein METYQLTLNNILKYVKEIYSDVEVVYRPPHGNDIRSTYGREYERVLKLADGLNKLGVGPGDRVATLDWNTIWHFELYWAVPGMGAVLHPLNVRLAPEDLVYIINHAGDKVLIYHRDFAPLVEKLKPHLKTVQLYIQIADGQGPATKDVEIEDVIKQGEPKPLPEISEDKVATIGYTSGTTGRPKGAYFTHRALTLHTLVSALAFAGFRGFARPECVEEICTFLQLVPMFHVHGWGTPWTFALLGWRQVYPGRFDAGHTARLIAEENVKSLAGVPTMLYMILTHPDFPKYVEKVRKIRPIFTVGGAALPKELAKKAEEAGFIPRVGYGMTETAPILTLGFFKPTEKIPKDVEEYYHLLTATGLPIPLVDLMVADENLRPVPRDGKTMGEIVVRAPWVTPEYLGDPEKTREAWRGGWFHTGDVAIWQPDGRVRIVDRAKDVIKSGGEWISSLQLEDLILTHPAVAQAAVIGVPHEMWGERPVAVVILKPGASAKEEDIIKHLEKFVEAGKIPKWWLPDKVIFVQQLPLTGTGKIDKKVLREQFKDVLKK